CCAAATTTTGAGCTATGTACCTTGCTTTATATATGGAGTTAATGGCTAACCAATTAAGTGTTGAGAGTGTCTTAATTAGTATAAAATACTTAGACATTAGAAATAATGAAAATGAATGTGTGGTTGGAATCTAAGCTGGGTTGTTGTGTAAGGGAATCAGCAATAATGAAGTCATGTGATTAGTGAGTGATTagtattctaatattaaaataaaaaggcATTTTCAGCTTTAGATGTGGCACATTATTGTGGTTTGTGGAGTAGGAAAATTTTGGCATATTAGCAGAGACTATAGTATTACTATCCCTTGTGAAGGAATAAGGATGATTGAATAATATTGATGAATGGTTGGTTAATGGTTGATAGTTCCCCCGTGAGTAAGGGATCTCTGTTGTGCTCGTGAGTTTTCCCTTGTCTATACTCTGAGACATGAGTGCCCACCATGGGAGGTTCTAGAACTATGAAATCTACACATGTCACAACAACCAAGTGTGATATCTGTTGTTCACATGCATGCTTATATTACTGTAATAAATTAACGAGGTAACCACTACCAATGTtgaagtaaataaataatgatgTGAAGATTGGTACTTAATGTTCTGCTCTTGTCTTTTGCTACTTGGAACTTTGTTTAATGGCAAGAACATTGTTTGAAAAACATGCTTAATATTTATGTGAATATGACATTTCCACATTTACATAATCACAATTACATATTCTTTTGGACTTTGATATAATCCTTGATTGCCAAACCCTTTAGCCTGGCGAACTTATTCTATAACTTCATTGAATGAATAAAGTCAATCTTAAAAGCAGATTTATATCCTCTAACCCTTCATTGCTGAAATAGATAATTGAAAGTTATCATAAATGCGTTGAATCAACATCATCCTTAGATTCTTCTTGCTCCTGTGATGATGTCAAACCAGATTTTTGTTCCAGCAGACTTGATAGACTTTCACAGAACTGATAAGTGATAGCCAAAATCAAAATCAGTGACTTAATTGATGAAATTAACTTTCATATTCATCTTATAGCAATATTTTTCTTACTTTGGTATATGTTCTTAGATCTCCTGCAGATCTTGATATCTCTACAACACAATGAGTTGGAGCAACTTCAATCAACTGGGCTGATAGGTCAAAGTATGATCTAGAACATCTATTCATCATCTGTTTCGGGTGTAATTTTATCTGATATATTAAGATTGAAATTAATTCCATATGGTGTACCAAACTCTAGAAAAAAAGTACATATTTACATACACACATTtaattaataatcaaattatacCTTAAAGTTGTTTATTTTCTCTACTGACAACCTCATATCTGTTGCAGCAGCTTCAATTTTTTCTGTTGTTTCATTGATTGTGTGTTTGGATCCAAACCTTGTCTTCTGCTTCTTGTGATCCTAAAATTAAACTGGAAAAAATTAGCATTTGTAATAATTGAATGTAACATAGAGATAGTAAGTTAATCCTCTTTTAGATTTGTAGACATGCCTGTTCTTCTTCAAAAAGGCCAGAAAGATCAAGGTCCTGTGACATGGCTATTAGTTGAAATGCATTAATGAAACTTGAGGACTTTGGTATCTTTGATTCTCTGATTTTCTCCTACAGGCACAGATTGTTATCATTAATAAGAGTGAGTTTATCTATGTTAATTTCTTTTGAAGTTGCTGTTTTTTAAGGAATTATTACCTCAACTGAATCAAATGCAACATTACAATCATCCAGCTTAATGTTCTTATCACATTCAGATACACAAGCAGGTTCATAATCTGTTTGAAACCACTCATCTTCAATAATATCTGGAATAGTTATCCTCTGGATGAAACAAGAGAGGAAGTTGAAGAATTATTATCCATTAATTAATTACACTTAATTAATAAGCATAACAACACATAATGTAAAAGTCCTAGAAGAATTTTCACCTTTCCAGGACGTGGTACAAATATTTTGGCAATTAGTTTCTTTTGACTTTGAGTAAACCATGGTGGACATTTGTATGCTGCTCTGCATATCTTTCTTACAAATCACATATTAGGTGTACTCTTTATCATAATTATGATATGGTATAGATTTATTGCACTTTTGAGTATACCTTCTCATATAAGTTCAtcaaattgtgatcatcaaatGGTAAGAAGCCTGCAAGTAATTCAAAAAGAATCACCCCACATGACCAAACATCAGCAGAAGCTCCATCATATCCCTTGCTCAGTATCAACTGCAACATCACAAGTAAAATGGGTCATAGAATCAAATATTTAATAGTACTAAATTCTATGTTGAAGATGTAGCTTTAAATATTTTACATTTATACCTCAGGTGCCACATAACATGGGGAGCCACACCGTGTGTTTAAGACATCATTAGGCTGTTAATGTAAACAAAATTTGACTATCAATCACAATCACTTATAATTGAACTGAAGTTATGATTTTAAGACCTTTTTTTACCTTTTGGAGTGCACTTAATCCAAAGTCAGACACTTTGAGGTTTCCTTTGCTGTCAAGCAACAAGTTTTCTGGCTGTCGGCACACCGACATTCAAGATATTTAGATCTCAGACATCTTTAAGTTCACTTGGTAATCATTTCGGTATAAAAATACAAAGAAACTACGAGATATAAATTTGTTTGGAGAATGaaacaaatataaacaaaaatgtgTTTGTTTTAGAACAAAATCCAACTCTTTTCCTCCAAAAACTGGGACAGTAAAGACAATAACAGAGATATAACATTTCTGTTTTGTTTCTGTCCCAAGTTTctatgaaaatattttatctatCCTAAGATTGTTACCAATAACAGCCTTATGTACAGACATTATTAGACAAAGCTAAGGATACCTTGAGATCTCTGTGATAGACTCCTTTGTTATGGCAATAGTCCATGGCATCAATAAGCTGCTGGAATAGTTTCCTTGCCACATGTTCATTCAGCTTCTTCTCATAGGACTGCACAACAACAATGATCAGAATTGAAGTGTTATAAAGTAAGAATAAGTAAATATAGATTATAGTTCAATATGGAGAGGTTATTGACTCTCACCATCTTGTCTAGTACTTGTCCTCCTGAGACATATTCCATCACAatgtatatttttgtttttgtcccAATCACCTGTTTTATCAACAAGTTCATTtcaaaacacaaacaaataCTGAGAACACAGTCTATGCATCATTAAGCTTCAAAGTAATTATTCTGATTCAAGTACGAAGTTAATTAGTACCTCGAAAATTCTGACAATATTGGGATGATGCAGAAGTTTCATTGTACTAATCTCTCTTTTGACCTGGAACATGTCACATACATCACATGTAtcgattaataaaataaaaagaatataaaGGATGATGAATGTGAATGTTTGCCTGGTTCTTAAGATTGTTTTCCATGACCATATGCTTATCAATGACTTTGATTGCAACTTTTTCTCCATTGTCTTCATTAACAGCAAGCTTAACCTTAGAGAATGTTCCTTCTCCAATTGTCCTTCCAAGCCTATACTTACCAATATGTTTCTCAAGCCCCATTATTCTTCCTCATACAAAGTTATGCAATTCCTCACTATGATGATCTCTGCAGTAGTTGTATGCTgtgacaatttttttttttgactctGAATTCAATTGGGGAGGTGATTGAGTCCAATTTATTTTGGATGGTTTTTTCTTTCCTATGCTAACATCCATTTTGGTGGGTCTTGTCAAATTTCTCAATGTGACCCTATAAAAAGATgaagatttaaaattaaaatataattgttGCATCTTTTGAGAGGTCATGAAAGAGTCAAAATTGATGAGTGGTGCTCTTTCACAGAAGGAAAGGTAGTTAGCTTGATGTAGCTGGTTGGCTAGTGGTTAAGACTAAGGAACGTGTATAGCTTTTGAAGGGAAGCTAGCATTTgcaaaattaattagaaaaaaagTCTTAtccaaaacacaaaaatatgcTGTACATATATACTTACCATTTGattagttaataaataaattttaagaagtatatttatatttgagcatgTTTACGTTATGTTCATatattatatttcttttatCCCCAACAATATCTCAAATGTGTTTCACATGGAAAACTTAGACACTATTAATAATGAAATTATTGTGGGTTTGATGTGATCGGTATCCGTTTTCTTTCACTGTTGGAATGATTATATGATTCGTATATTGCCAAAGATGAAACAAACAAAGACATGGGGTATTGGTGTTGTGTGTTTAATTCTGATTCAGGCATGTAATAGGCAATAAGCCATGGTATATATTCAAACTTTTTTCATCCTTATACAAAAATGTATagatttattttggtgttaaATTTAATGATTGTATCTTTTATAGACATATTTGATGTATGTTAAGTGTAAAACTGTACTATTAGGTCAACTACTCGAGTTTGAGGTATTATTACATAGAGCGGTGGTTGCTTGAAACACAACGTTATTGAAACCATGACttagaagaaaaacaatttGCATGTGTGTGCCATGCATGATGAACTTTTTAAGATATTGCTTCGTTCGTAGGGTGATAAATTTACAATAAATCCTTCCTAGGAAAAGTCAGGAACCAGcagatttattaaaatttggccaATACTTagtcaataaaacaaaaataaataattcttcactattagataaaattttacaccattaaatatattattgatGGCTAATTAATGGCTACAACTCACCAAATTTGCTGGTCCCCTAGCACTCCTCTTAATTTTAAGccaatggaatatttgtacaaCGTGTATAATGAGCTATTTATTTGATCCAATATAAGTTAAAAAATGAACATTCAAGATAAAATACTACTAATTTATCAAACACAATACAGCTATACTatccagaataaccatccggTACCAGAAATAATAAACATCTGATCTGAATCGAACATCCCTAAATcccattatacacattgtacagATATTCCATTAGTTCTCTATACTTCCTCATATACAATTTATAAAATACGGACATTTCTTTCTTGAAATTACTGTGCTATATTTTGTATACAACACTCATCTGACACACGGAAGtagattttttcaaaaaatttttaattatttgataaaatatgatttttcattatttaaaagttttaaaataaatttaaaaataatatatattatcatttattaacgtaaaaaaatattttaaatattttatataattaaaaaatattctatattatatattgttcataccccggcccaatgttaagggcccaggtccaatcgaaaggcctgatccaatagattaagcctagcaaagcacccacctccattctagaggtcggtgtcaaccccgacttggtacgaagaagtcggttgtgagattagctggcagataaatactcattcaaatgggtaaccgcccctgaaatctctctaaccacttcataaagccatatcttaacctccctaagataatgggacggttattatcctaaagatacggcactactccaacggtggttattggctcaccactataagtacactgacacacctcaggtattcctaagtccaatactctctaagacctgcttacacccttgctaacttaggcatcggagtgtctttgcaggtaccaccccccattcacacgcgagcacaagtcggacggagcctcccgagttacGGACCCACCTGGAGTCCTCCTCCATCACTCACTTGGGCCGCCaaacgccatccattggactaatctccggttacccaccgtaacattggcgccgttgccggggacccgagagatcatccctcgatggcagaaagatcccatgaagaaggccatgtcgaaacagattctgagcaagagaatctagGCATGGGCAATGACAATGAAGACACAGCCCAACATCAAGATAACGACCAACACAGAGAGGGTACCTCTGGAATGAAGAATCCAAAGGTAAACTCCTCAGATGGTCGTGAATCAGAAAAGGGTGGACCATCCCGCGTAACTGAATTGATGGGACTAGTCCATAGCCGCCTGGAGCAATTGGAACAAGAGCGGGAGAggcaaaaggaaaccgaaaggtaccttaaggaagagatggaacgacgaaaagagttagaaagaaaactcttgcagctagaatcctctctcaagaactcccgcgacgaaggagaagatcaactcccaggcggagaagatcctttcagcgaggacataatgagggcaaaagttccaacgaacttcaaaagccctgatatggacctctatgatggaactacggatccaaagcatcatcttagcaacttcaaaagtcggatgtatctggctgatgcctccgacgctacgagatgcaaggccttcccgaccactttatcgaaagcagcgatgaagtggttcgatagcctccccccgagatccattactagttttgaagacctctccaggaaattcttgatgaggttctcaattcagaaggataaagtaaaacatgcaccgagcctcctgggagtaaaacaggaggtcggagagtctCTACGAGcctacatggaaaggttcaataaggcatgtttagagatccaagacctgcccacagaggcagtaataatggggttagtcaacggacttagagaaggccccttctcacagtccatatctaaaaggcaccccgtttctctaagtgatgtacaagaaagggccgaaaagtacatcaacatggaagagaatgccaaattaagagacctgagttcaCGACCTACTTCCTCCTCTagggaaagggaaagggaagtcaggaagaaggaagagcccggtctcgaaaggcccagaaagtatcactcttatactcctctaaggacttctatagtggacgtatacagagaAATTTGCAACACTGAAAGACTGCCGCCCCCaagacccattaaaaataaaaaagggggaagtcgcagcgagtattgcgagtaccataaaatatatggtcactccaccaacgactgttacgacctcaaaaatgtgatagaaaagctggctagagaaggtcggcttaacagatatctcatggagaggtcggacacccatggaaagaggaagcgagatgatatggacaGGAAAGATCCTCCACCACAGACCCCTGAGAGACACATtcacatgatctcaggaggtTTTGCGGGAGGTGGAatcaccaaatcttctcgcaaaagatatctgaagagagtctatcaggtcggggatgagacacccgacctccccactatatcattcacaaaagaggatgggcaaggaataatccccgggcatgatgaccccgtggtgataactatgatcctagccaacgcccatctccacagaaccctagtagaccagggaagctcggcggacatccttttcaagcccgccttcgacaaactagggttaaatgaaaaagagttgagagcttaccccgacactctatatgggttaggggatacgccaataaagccactgggatttttaccccttcacaccaccttcggaaaaggggaaaaatcaaggactctgagtatagactttatagtcatcgatgaagggtcagcctacaatgccttaattggcagaactacccttaatcgactTGGAGCAGTAGTGTCAAcccctcacctctgcatgaaattcccgactccaggaggaatagcaacggtgaggggagaccaaaaattggcaaggaagtgctacaacgaaagcctgaatctgagaggaaagggcaaagaagtccacaccatagagttGGGTGGAGCAAGAACCAGAGAAGAGCTACGACCCCAGCCGGgtggaaaaaccgaggagatacaagtcggcgaggaggaaggaaaaaacacttacataggagccaacctaggggaagccctgaaacaaaggttgggtgaactcctaagagataattccgacctcttcgcctggaaggcttccgacatgcccgggattgatcccgagctcatgtctcaCAGGCTCTCAGTTTACACAGGATaccgacctgtacagcaaagaagacgcaagctcggcccagagaggacctccatagtagaagagcaagtacaggcgctcctggaagccggctttatcaGAGAGGTCAGATatccaacatggctagccaatgtagtgctagtcaaaaaacaaaatggtaaatggaggatgtgcgtcgattataCCGACCTAAATAAGgcctgtcctaaggacccttatcccttaccaagtattgataccctggtggact
Above is a genomic segment from Arachis stenosperma cultivar V10309 chromosome 1, arast.V10309.gnm1.PFL2, whole genome shotgun sequence containing:
- the LOC130936269 gene encoding CBL-interacting serine/threonine-protein kinase 21 isoform X2, with the protein product MGLEKHIGKYRLGRTIGEGTFSKVKLAVNEDNGEKVAIKVIDKHMVMENNLKNQVKREISTMKLLHHPNIVRIFEVIGTKTKIYIVMEYVSGGQVLDKMSYEKKLNEHVARKLFQQLIDAMDYCHNKGVYHRDLKPENLLLDSKGNLKVSDFGLSALQKPNDVLNTRCGSPCYVAPELILSKGYDGASADVWSCGVILFELLAGFLPFDDHNLMNLYEKICRAAYKCPPWFTQSQKKLIAKIFVPRPGKRITIPDIIEDEWFQTDYEPACVSECDKNIKLDDCNVAFDSVEEKIRESKIPKSSSFINAFQLIAMSQDLDLSGLFEEEQDHKKQKTRFGSKHTINETTEKIEAAATDMRLSVEKINNFKRYQDLQEI
- the LOC130936269 gene encoding CBL-interacting serine/threonine-protein kinase 21 isoform X1, with protein sequence MGLEKHIGKYRLGRTIGEGTFSKVKLAVNEDNGEKVAIKVIDKHMVMENNLKNQVKREISTMKLLHHPNIVRIFEVIGTKTKIYIVMEYVSGGQVLDKMSYEKKLNEHVARKLFQQLIDAMDYCHNKGVYHRDLKPENLLLDSKGNLKVSDFGLSALQKPNDVLNTRCGSPCYVAPELILSKGYDGASADVWSCGVILFELLAGFLPFDDHNLMNLYEKICRAAYKCPPWFTQSQKKLIAKIFVPRPGKRITIPDIIEDEWFQTDYEPACVSECDKNIKLDDCNVAFDSVEEKIRESKIPKSSSFINAFQLIAMSQDLDLSGLFEEEQDHKKQKTRFGSKHTINETTEKIEAAATDMRLSVEKINNFKIKLHPKQMMNRCSRSYFDLSAQLIEVAPTHCVVEISRSAGDLRTYTKFCESLSSLLEQKSGLTSSQEQEESKDDVDSTHL